Proteins encoded by one window of Flagellimonas lutaonensis:
- a CDS encoding alpha-amylase family protein, whose product MKPFTVLVLLIGVLLTVSCAENPKKSKSEEMQERKKVVYQVFTRLFGNTNTTNKPWGTVEENGVGKFADFDDKALQEIKALGVTHIWYTGVPHHAVINDYTTYGISNDDPDVVKGRAGSPYAVKDYYNVNPDLAVDPAKRLDEFKELIERTHKNGLKLLIDIVPNHVARRYEGLTNPEGIEDFGVSDDTSVEYTRNNNFYYIPGTAFKVPEWQDGYRPLGGENHPLADGKFTEEPAKWTGNGSRAPQPQQNDWYETVKINYGVRPDGSKDFEKLPPEYAMKGYEDHFEFWKDKDLPDSWYKFRDIALYWLDFGVDGFRFDMAEMVPVEFWSFLNASIKMKNPDAFLLAEVYNPGLYRDYIHKGKMDYLYDKVELYDSIKHIMQGHGWTDHIPVVQNGLKDIEHHMLHFLENHDEQRIASPEFVGDPEIAKPAMVVSATISTSPTMIYFGQEVGEDGSEEAGFGRPSRTSIFDYIGVPAHQRWMNNKKFDGGQLSEKEKSLRDFYKNLLNFTINSPALMGEYQEIHFYNKDNTPTYDHRVLSYVRWSFDEKLVIVSNFDREKNYRFDLKIPQDIIAKWGLADGIYPLKENLYGEQKNKLKVEEGQGKIAIELDPLQSFIFRIAQ is encoded by the coding sequence ATGAAGCCCTTTACAGTCTTAGTCTTATTGATCGGTGTATTATTGACTGTGTCATGTGCTGAAAATCCCAAAAAAAGCAAATCAGAAGAAATGCAAGAGCGAAAAAAAGTTGTTTACCAAGTTTTTACCAGACTGTTCGGCAACACCAATACCACCAACAAACCGTGGGGCACCGTTGAGGAGAACGGTGTCGGAAAATTTGCTGATTTTGACGACAAGGCGCTTCAAGAGATCAAGGCCCTAGGGGTTACCCATATTTGGTATACAGGTGTGCCACACCATGCCGTCATCAACGACTATACCACTTATGGCATATCAAACGATGATCCTGATGTGGTAAAGGGCCGTGCGGGATCCCCTTATGCAGTAAAAGATTATTATAATGTGAACCCAGATTTGGCTGTGGACCCTGCCAAACGGTTGGATGAGTTTAAGGAGCTAATCGAGAGAACCCATAAAAACGGACTTAAACTGCTCATTGATATTGTGCCAAACCATGTGGCCCGTCGTTATGAGGGGTTGACCAATCCTGAAGGGATTGAAGATTTTGGGGTCAGTGACGACACCTCCGTCGAATACACCAGAAACAATAACTTTTACTACATACCGGGTACAGCTTTCAAGGTGCCCGAGTGGCAAGATGGTTATCGGCCCTTGGGTGGCGAAAACCATCCCTTGGCCGATGGTAAGTTTACCGAAGAGCCCGCAAAATGGACGGGCAATGGCTCGCGTGCGCCACAGCCCCAACAAAATGATTGGTACGAGACCGTTAAAATCAACTACGGGGTGCGGCCCGATGGCAGCAAAGATTTTGAAAAGTTGCCCCCTGAATATGCCATGAAGGGTTATGAAGACCACTTTGAGTTTTGGAAGGATAAAGATTTGCCCGACTCTTGGTATAAGTTCAGGGATATTGCCCTCTATTGGCTAGATTTTGGGGTCGATGGTTTCAGGTTCGACATGGCAGAAATGGTGCCCGTAGAGTTCTGGAGTTTTTTGAACGCTTCCATAAAAATGAAAAACCCCGATGCGTTCTTGTTGGCCGAGGTCTATAACCCGGGCCTTTACCGTGATTACATCCACAAAGGAAAAATGGATTATCTCTACGACAAGGTAGAACTGTACGATAGCATCAAACATATTATGCAGGGCCATGGGTGGACAGACCATATACCTGTTGTACAGAATGGGTTGAAAGATATCGAGCACCATATGCTACATTTCTTGGAGAACCATGATGAACAGCGAATCGCAAGTCCTGAATTCGTAGGAGATCCAGAAATTGCCAAGCCGGCCATGGTGGTATCGGCCACCATCAGTACCTCACCGACCATGATCTACTTCGGTCAAGAAGTGGGTGAAGATGGTTCTGAAGAGGCAGGCTTTGGAAGGCCCAGCAGAACTTCCATCTTTGACTATATCGGTGTGCCTGCCCATCAACGGTGGATGAACAACAAAAAATTTGATGGTGGACAATTATCCGAAAAAGAAAAAAGCCTGCGTGACTTTTACAAAAACTTATTGAATTTCACCATCAATAGCCCTGCGTTGATGGGCGAATACCAAGAAATCCATTTTTACAATAAAGATAACACACCCACTTACGACCATCGCGTGTTGTCGTATGTTCGCTGGTCGTTCGACGAAAAGCTGGTTATAGTCTCTAATTTTGATCGGGAGAAAAACTATAGGTTCGATTTGAAGATTCCTCAAGATATCATAGCCAAATGGGGCTTGGCCGATGGCATCTATCCGTTGAAAGAAAATCTCTATGGGGAACAAAAAAACAAGTTGAAGGTTGAAGAAGGGCAAGGAAAGATTGCCATTGAGCTTGACCCTTTACAGTCTTTTATTTTTCGTATTGCCCAATAA
- a CDS encoding glycoside hydrolase family 65 protein, which translates to MNQDYIVPDEWSIIEEGFDKNRVKSSESLFSIGNGAMGQRANFEETYSGPTFQGSYIAGVYYPDKTRVGWWKNGYPEYFAKVLNAPNWIGIDISIDGEPLDLNTCTKVDNYRRELNMKEGWYQRSFEATMPNGIEVKAVVTRFLSLKYDEVGAIKYELEVLNKDVGVAAMPYLDSGIKNEDSNWDDQFWNTTNIVADGSRGFIEAHTMKTNFATCTFMMATAEAHNEQVKPSSPQKTDTKVSLTFDTALKKGGKLTVIKYGGYTVDRNHDKNKLIEAANEVLDKVSAIGFDGLLQTQKKAWADIWQMSDIAIKGDVKAQQGIRFNIFQLNQTYLGTDSRLNIGPKGFTGEKYGGSTYWDTEAYCIPFYMATKNQEVARRLLKYRYNHLEKAIENAQKLGFENGAALYPMVTMNGEECHNEWEITFEEIHRNGAIAFAIYNYFRFTGDYSYIPEMGLEVLIGIARFWHQRANFSEHKGQYVILGVTGPNEYENNVNNNWYTNYIAKWCIEYAIEQLEKVKEGYPDDYKRIIGKTHLTETETEKWKKVADNMYFPYSKEHGVYLQQDGFLDKELIPVSELPKSERPLNQKWSWDRILRSPYIKQADTLQGFYFFEDHFTKEELRKHFDFYEPFTVHESSLSPCVHSIQAAKLGRMDQAYQFYLRTSRLDLDDYNKEVEEGLHITSMAGTWMSIVEGFAGMRIIEDKLNFTPQLPEKWEAYSFKINFRNRILKVTVTKEGSSYELTGTEEMSIRVNGQRVVLKPGETIQA; encoded by the coding sequence ATGAATCAAGATTATATTGTGCCAGACGAGTGGTCCATTATAGAGGAGGGCTTTGACAAGAATCGCGTGAAATCATCAGAAAGCCTGTTCAGCATCGGTAACGGAGCTATGGGACAACGGGCCAATTTCGAGGAAACCTACTCTGGGCCAACCTTTCAGGGCAGTTATATAGCAGGAGTGTATTATCCTGACAAGACCAGGGTAGGCTGGTGGAAAAATGGCTACCCTGAGTACTTCGCCAAAGTATTGAACGCCCCCAACTGGATCGGTATCGATATTTCTATTGATGGAGAACCCTTAGATCTCAACACCTGTACCAAAGTCGACAACTACAGGCGTGAACTGAATATGAAAGAAGGCTGGTACCAAAGAAGTTTTGAAGCCACCATGCCCAATGGAATAGAGGTGAAGGCGGTTGTGACAAGGTTTCTAAGCCTTAAATATGATGAGGTCGGGGCCATAAAATATGAACTGGAGGTCTTGAACAAAGATGTCGGGGTTGCGGCAATGCCATACCTTGACAGTGGTATCAAAAATGAAGATAGCAATTGGGATGACCAGTTTTGGAACACCACGAATATTGTTGCTGACGGCAGCAGGGGCTTCATAGAGGCGCACACCATGAAGACCAACTTTGCCACCTGTACTTTTATGATGGCCACTGCCGAAGCCCACAACGAACAAGTAAAGCCATCATCGCCACAAAAAACCGATACCAAGGTTTCATTGACCTTCGATACTGCCCTAAAGAAAGGAGGCAAGCTTACCGTTATAAAATATGGTGGTTATACCGTTGATAGAAACCATGACAAAAACAAATTGATCGAAGCGGCGAATGAAGTGCTTGACAAGGTTTCCGCTATTGGTTTTGATGGGTTGCTGCAAACGCAGAAAAAGGCATGGGCCGATATTTGGCAGATGAGCGATATCGCCATTAAAGGAGACGTCAAGGCCCAACAAGGAATCCGGTTCAATATATTTCAACTGAACCAGACCTATTTGGGTACCGATTCGAGATTGAATATAGGCCCAAAAGGCTTTACGGGCGAAAAATATGGCGGCAGCACCTATTGGGATACCGAAGCCTATTGCATTCCCTTTTACATGGCCACCAAAAACCAAGAGGTGGCCCGAAGGCTTTTGAAATATCGCTATAACCACCTTGAAAAGGCTATTGAAAACGCCCAAAAACTGGGCTTCGAAAATGGGGCCGCCCTGTACCCAATGGTGACCATGAACGGCGAAGAGTGCCATAACGAATGGGAGATCACGTTCGAAGAAATCCACAGGAATGGGGCCATTGCGTTCGCCATATACAATTATTTCCGATTTACGGGAGATTATAGCTACATTCCTGAAATGGGCCTTGAAGTACTTATAGGTATCGCCCGTTTTTGGCACCAAAGGGCCAACTTTTCTGAACACAAGGGGCAGTACGTGATACTGGGTGTTACCGGACCCAACGAGTATGAAAACAATGTGAACAACAACTGGTATACAAACTATATAGCCAAATGGTGCATTGAGTATGCCATTGAACAGCTTGAAAAAGTAAAAGAGGGCTATCCTGATGATTACAAAAGGATTATCGGCAAAACCCATCTGACCGAGACGGAGACCGAAAAGTGGAAGAAAGTAGCCGACAATATGTACTTTCCATATTCCAAAGAACATGGCGTGTATCTACAGCAAGACGGTTTCTTGGACAAGGAATTGATACCTGTATCTGAATTGCCCAAGAGTGAACGTCCGTTGAACCAAAAATGGAGCTGGGACCGCATTTTGCGCTCGCCCTACATAAAACAGGCCGATACGTTGCAAGGGTTCTATTTCTTTGAAGATCATTTTACCAAAGAAGAGTTGCGCAAACACTTTGATTTCTACGAGCCCTTTACGGTACACGAGTCGTCCCTGTCGCCTTGTGTACATAGTATTCAAGCTGCCAAACTGGGCAGAATGGACCAAGCCTATCAGTTCTACCTTAGAACCTCGCGTCTTGACCTCGATGATTATAACAAGGAAGTGGAAGAAGGGCTGCACATTACCTCAATGGCCGGCACCTGGATGAGTATCGTCGAAGGTTTTGCGGGCATGCGAATCATTGAGGATAAATTGAATTTTACACCCCAACTTCCTGAGAAGTGGGAAGCCTATTCGTTCAAAATAAATTTCAGAAACCGCATTCTTAAAGTAACCGTGACCAAAGAGGGGTCTAGCTATGAGCTGACAGGCACCGAGGAGATGTCCATTCGGGTAAACGGCCAACGGGTGGTGCTCAAACCTGGGGAAACCATACAAGCATGA
- a CDS encoding LacI family DNA-binding transcriptional regulator, whose product MLKKKITLKHIARELDVSISTVSKALKNSEEISRDTKEKIQAFAKLYNYKPNNIAISLKNKRTKNIGVVIPDIVHHFFTTVVKGIEKYANQKGYNVIVCLSDESFDKEVINMEMLANGSIDGFIMSLSAGTQENDDYNHLKEVTEQGIPVVLFDRVTDEIDCDKVVIDDQQGGYMATKKLIDEGRKQIALLTTHDYFSVSRDRNEGYRKALLDSGLEIKDDYILRLPYMDIEEQVISDFFDRIEVDGVLSVNEIFGINAMRVLQRKGYVIPDDISVIGFTDGLLSKHANPSMTSVAQHGDKMGEIAAKMLIEKVESDVEEETYKTEIIQPTIVARESTLNPNGAGSGN is encoded by the coding sequence ATGTTAAAAAAGAAGATTACCTTAAAACACATTGCCCGAGAACTTGATGTGTCTATTTCCACTGTATCCAAAGCACTGAAAAATAGCGAGGAAATCAGTCGGGATACCAAAGAGAAAATTCAGGCTTTTGCCAAGTTGTACAACTATAAGCCGAACAACATTGCCATAAGCCTCAAGAACAAGCGAACAAAGAATATCGGGGTGGTGATTCCTGACATTGTGCACCATTTTTTTACAACGGTCGTCAAAGGGATAGAGAAATACGCCAACCAAAAAGGGTATAATGTAATAGTATGTCTTTCAGACGAATCTTTTGATAAAGAGGTCATTAACATGGAGATGTTGGCCAATGGCAGCATCGATGGTTTTATTATGTCTCTTTCAGCGGGCACCCAAGAAAATGATGACTACAACCATTTAAAAGAGGTTACCGAACAGGGCATACCTGTGGTGCTATTTGATAGGGTCACTGATGAAATCGATTGTGACAAGGTGGTTATCGATGACCAGCAAGGGGGCTATATGGCCACCAAAAAATTAATCGATGAAGGGCGAAAACAAATTGCATTGCTTACCACCCATGATTATTTTAGTGTTAGCCGAGACCGTAATGAAGGATATCGAAAAGCATTGCTAGACAGTGGGCTTGAGATCAAGGACGACTATATCTTAAGACTGCCCTATATGGATATTGAAGAGCAGGTCATCAGCGATTTTTTTGATAGAATTGAGGTGGATGGTGTTTTGAGCGTCAATGAGATATTTGGAATTAACGCAATGCGGGTACTTCAGAGAAAGGGCTATGTGATTCCAGATGATATTTCGGTAATTGGCTTTACCGACGGACTGTTGTCAAAACACGCCAATCCGAGTATGACCTCCGTGGCGCAGCACGGTGATAAAATGGGAGAAATCGCTGCAAAAATGCTTATAGAAAAGGTCGAGAGCGATGTAGAGGAAGAAACATATAAAACCGAAATAATTCAGCCCACCATAGTTGCCAGGGAATCAACTTTGAACCCAAATGGTGCAGGGTCGGGAAATTAA
- a CDS encoding SusC/RagA family TonB-linked outer membrane protein translates to MKITLLKGFVLLGAFLCFGIAKAQTVSGTVSDETGPLPGASVLVKGTTNGTQTDFDGNYTLNDVGSDAVLVFSYIGYKTQEIAVNGQSTINVVMEEDAQALDEVVIIGYGQTTVKDATGSVTAVTSEDFNQGIIASPEQLIQGKTAGVNIQQTSGEPGAGVQVNIRGSNSVRGNNNPLFVVDGVPLFGENTDAAGDTGQGGSEVSNPLNFLNPNDIESISILKDASATAIYGSRGANGVVIITTKSGKAGGTGVLEFSSTLSISKPVRKFDLLDRDEYLSAVEQFGGNAAANDFGANTNWQEVVLRSTASTNNNIAYSKNYGSGNVRATFGYQKQFGVIEKSEFERITGRLNLNQRFLDDKLLLGIQTSIGRVNIDKPPVASGAGFRGDILGAAYSANPTWPASPSFDDGGGLIQPANYLAETQNVTNTNRFLLNGSIEYKFTPELSGKVNLGYDRSDSENVSVLSANLQNFNGIEGIGFGTFNSLERENSTLETTLSYTKQFDNSNLDVVVGYAFQDFRTFGFNSQGRGFGTTDLNGMSSDLVAVINAARNTIDGSFQQFAYGVNTDGLVINRLFPAPVTETIPYQFLREVRSATFDNFDNTDELQSFFGRVNYSIAGKYLFTGTFRADGSSRFGPDNQYGYFPSGAFAWQIGEEDFIGDNVSTLKLRLSAGLVGNQNGLGYGNFVTRERFRGIGTQQSLEVFPDQFGTAPVAFERTDLKWEETLSLNVGLDFGFNNDRLNGSIDVYRNDTQDLLLQLPPAFPSASAFQFGNVDASIINQGIEFALAYDFVQTEDVNFNASFNIAYNQNEIQDFEGAINTGEINGPGLSGAFAQRFEAGRSLFSYYMAEFLGFDSEGNPTYRDVDGNGIGDPDSDKFFVDEDGLPDVTTGLNLSASYRNWDFNAFFAGQFGFSVYNNTANALFNAGQIGTARNITRDVVTSGENPGASTAVSTRFLEKGDFVRFQNATVGYNVPLSEDSLFKSLRLSVNGQNLFLITDYSGVDPEVNVPTATLGSGVPTRGVDWSAFPRPMTINFGVNATF, encoded by the coding sequence ATGAAGATTACGCTACTTAAAGGCTTTGTGCTGCTCGGGGCATTTTTATGCTTTGGCATTGCGAAAGCTCAAACGGTATCTGGTACTGTTTCTGACGAAACTGGTCCTTTACCTGGGGCGAGCGTTTTGGTTAAAGGAACCACTAACGGTACCCAAACTGATTTTGACGGTAATTACACCTTGAACGATGTGGGCAGCGATGCTGTTCTGGTGTTTAGCTACATTGGTTACAAGACCCAAGAAATTGCGGTCAATGGTCAGTCGACCATTAATGTGGTCATGGAAGAAGATGCCCAAGCATTGGATGAGGTAGTAATCATCGGTTACGGTCAAACAACGGTGAAAGACGCAACCGGTTCGGTAACTGCGGTCACCTCAGAAGATTTCAACCAAGGTATTATTGCATCGCCCGAACAGTTGATCCAAGGTAAGACCGCGGGTGTGAACATTCAACAGACCAGTGGTGAGCCTGGTGCCGGAGTTCAGGTAAACATTCGAGGCTCTAACTCAGTTAGGGGTAACAACAACCCTCTTTTTGTCGTTGATGGTGTTCCTCTTTTTGGCGAAAATACAGATGCCGCAGGAGACACAGGTCAAGGAGGAAGCGAGGTAAGTAACCCGTTGAACTTTTTGAACCCCAACGACATCGAGAGCATCAGTATCTTGAAAGATGCCTCTGCAACGGCCATTTATGGGTCCAGGGGCGCCAATGGTGTGGTCATTATTACCACAAAAAGTGGTAAGGCCGGTGGCACAGGAGTGTTGGAGTTCAGCTCTACACTAAGTATATCAAAGCCAGTCAGAAAATTCGATTTGTTGGATAGGGATGAGTACCTTTCAGCTGTCGAGCAATTTGGAGGTAACGCTGCAGCCAATGACTTCGGAGCCAATACCAACTGGCAAGAAGTAGTTTTAAGATCCACCGCTTCTACCAATAACAACATCGCCTATTCAAAAAACTACGGTTCGGGCAATGTAAGGGCCACTTTCGGGTACCAGAAACAATTTGGTGTTATTGAAAAGTCCGAGTTCGAAAGAATTACGGGAAGATTGAATTTGAACCAACGGTTTTTGGATGACAAACTTTTGTTGGGTATCCAGACCTCAATTGGTCGGGTAAACATTGATAAACCGCCAGTAGCTTCAGGAGCGGGGTTCAGGGGAGACATCTTGGGTGCCGCCTATTCCGCCAACCCTACATGGCCTGCAAGCCCAAGTTTTGATGATGGTGGTGGTCTTATCCAACCTGCCAACTATTTGGCCGAGACACAAAACGTGACCAACACCAATCGTTTTCTCTTGAACGGCTCGATCGAATATAAGTTTACCCCGGAACTTTCGGGAAAAGTGAACTTGGGTTATGACCGCTCAGACAGTGAAAATGTATCTGTACTTAGTGCGAACTTGCAAAACTTCAATGGTATTGAAGGTATTGGTTTTGGAACCTTCAACTCATTGGAACGAGAAAACTCAACACTCGAAACTACTTTGAGCTACACCAAACAGTTTGACAATTCAAACTTGGATGTTGTGGTCGGGTATGCCTTTCAAGATTTTAGAACTTTTGGTTTTAATTCACAAGGTAGAGGTTTTGGAACAACTGATTTGAATGGAATGAGCAGTGATCTTGTTGCGGTCATCAACGCTGCAAGAAACACTATTGACGGCTCTTTCCAACAGTTTGCCTACGGTGTCAATACAGATGGTTTGGTAATCAACAGACTGTTTCCAGCACCGGTTACAGAGACTATCCCGTACCAATTCTTAAGAGAGGTAAGATCTGCTACTTTTGACAACTTTGACAATACCGATGAACTTCAGTCATTCTTCGGAAGGGTCAACTACAGCATCGCTGGTAAATATCTTTTTACAGGCACATTTAGGGCGGATGGTTCGTCGCGCTTTGGCCCTGACAACCAATACGGCTACTTCCCTTCGGGTGCTTTTGCATGGCAAATTGGAGAGGAAGACTTTATTGGAGACAACGTTTCAACTCTTAAGCTACGCTTAAGCGCAGGTCTAGTGGGTAACCAAAACGGCCTTGGCTACGGTAACTTTGTTACTAGGGAGCGTTTCAGGGGTATTGGAACCCAACAAAGCCTTGAGGTATTCCCTGACCAGTTCGGTACGGCACCAGTGGCTTTTGAAAGAACTGACCTAAAGTGGGAAGAAACATTGAGTTTGAACGTTGGCCTTGATTTTGGCTTCAACAATGATAGGCTTAATGGTAGCATCGATGTATATCGCAACGATACCCAAGACCTATTGCTGCAGTTGCCACCGGCATTTCCATCGGCGAGTGCCTTCCAATTTGGTAACGTTGATGCAAGCATTATTAACCAAGGGATTGAATTTGCGTTGGCATACGACTTTGTTCAGACCGAGGATGTGAATTTCAATGCTTCTTTTAACATTGCCTACAACCAGAACGAGATCCAAGACTTCGAAGGCGCCATCAACACCGGTGAAATCAATGGCCCTGGCCTATCAGGTGCGTTTGCACAGCGCTTTGAGGCTGGCAGGTCGCTCTTCTCATACTACATGGCAGAGTTCCTCGGCTTTGATTCTGAGGGCAACCCAACATATCGCGATGTTGACGGTAATGGAATAGGAGATCCTGATTCTGACAAGTTTTTTGTTGATGAGGATGGTCTACCTGATGTTACTACAGGTCTGAATTTGAGTGCCAGCTACAGAAATTGGGATTTTAATGCCTTTTTCGCAGGCCAATTTGGTTTCTCAGTGTACAACAATACTGCCAATGCCCTGTTCAACGCAGGCCAAATTGGTACGGCTAGAAACATTACACGCGATGTCGTTACCAGCGGAGAAAACCCAGGTGCCTCAACTGCTGTATCGACCAGATTCTTGGAAAAAGGAGACTTTGTAAGGTTCCAGAACGCAACCGTTGGCTACAACGTGCCTCTTAGTGAAGATAGCCTCTTTAAGAGCTTGCGTTTATCCGTTAACGGTCAAAACTTGTTCTTGATTACAGATTACAGTGGTGTAGACCCTGAAGTGAACGTACCTACTGCAACACTCGGCTCGGGTGTACCCACAAGAGGTGTAGACTGGTCAGCATTCCCCAGACCTATGACGATTAACTTCGGTGTTAATGCTACTTTTTAA